One Streptomyces drozdowiczii DNA segment encodes these proteins:
- the rpmA gene encoding 50S ribosomal protein L27 codes for MAHKKGASSTRNGRDSNAQRLGVKRFGGQAVNAGEILVRQRGTHFHPGTGVGRGGDDTLFALAAGAVEFGTHRGRKVVNIVPIAG; via the coding sequence ATGGCACACAAGAAGGGCGCATCGTCCACCCGGAACGGGCGCGATTCCAATGCTCAGCGGCTCGGCGTGAAGCGCTTCGGCGGCCAGGCCGTCAACGCCGGTGAGATCCTGGTCCGCCAGCGCGGCACCCACTTCCACCCGGGCACGGGCGTCGGCCGTGGCGGCGACGACACGCTGTTCGCCCTCGCCGCCGGTGCGGTCGAGTTCGGCACGCACCGTGGCCGCAAGGTCGTGAACATCGTTCCGATCGCCGGCTGA
- the obgE gene encoding GTPase ObgE, with protein sequence MTTFVDRVELHVAAGNGGHGCASVHREKFKPLGGPDGGNGGRGGDVTLVVDQSVTTLLDYHHHPHRKATNGQPGGGDHRTGKEGQDLVLPVPDGTVVLDRQGNVLADLVGQGTAFVAGQGGRGGLGNAALASARRKAPGFALLGEPGEARDIVLELKTVADVALVGYPSAGKSSLISVLSAAKPKIADYPFTTLVPNLGVVTAGETVYTIADVPGLIPGASQGKGLGLEFLRHVERCSVLVHVLDTATLESDRDPVSDLDMIEEELKLYGGLEDRPRIVVLNKIDIPDGQDLADMIRPDLEARGYRVFEASAVARTGLKELSFALAGIIAEARAAKPVEEATRIVIRPKAVDDAGFTVTLEEDGIYRVRGEKPERWVRQTDFNNDEAVGYLADRLARLGVEDQLRKAGARAGDGVAIGAEDNAVVFDWEPTVTAGAEMLGRRGEDHRLEESRPAAQRRRDREAERDEVAEEYRGFDPFS encoded by the coding sequence ATGACCACCTTCGTGGACCGCGTCGAACTGCATGTCGCCGCGGGTAACGGAGGCCACGGCTGTGCCTCCGTTCACCGTGAGAAGTTCAAGCCGCTCGGCGGCCCGGACGGCGGCAACGGCGGTCGCGGCGGTGATGTGACCCTGGTCGTCGACCAGTCCGTCACCACGCTCCTCGACTACCACCACCATCCCCACCGCAAGGCCACCAACGGCCAGCCCGGCGGCGGCGACCACCGCACCGGCAAGGAGGGCCAGGACCTGGTCCTGCCCGTCCCGGACGGCACCGTCGTCCTCGACCGCCAGGGCAATGTGCTCGCCGACCTCGTCGGCCAGGGCACCGCCTTCGTCGCGGGCCAGGGCGGCCGCGGCGGCCTCGGCAACGCCGCGCTGGCCTCCGCCCGCCGCAAGGCCCCCGGCTTCGCGCTGCTCGGCGAGCCCGGCGAGGCCCGCGACATCGTCCTGGAGCTGAAGACCGTCGCCGACGTGGCCCTCGTGGGCTACCCGAGCGCCGGCAAGTCCTCGCTGATCTCGGTCCTCTCGGCGGCGAAGCCGAAGATCGCGGACTACCCCTTCACCACCCTCGTCCCGAACCTGGGCGTGGTCACCGCCGGCGAGACCGTCTACACCATCGCCGACGTCCCGGGCCTGATCCCGGGCGCCAGCCAGGGCAAGGGCCTCGGCCTGGAGTTCCTGCGCCACGTCGAGCGCTGCTCGGTGCTCGTCCACGTACTGGACACGGCGACGCTGGAGTCCGACCGGGACCCGGTCTCCGACCTCGACATGATCGAGGAGGAGCTGAAGCTGTACGGCGGTCTCGAGGACCGGCCCCGCATCGTCGTCCTCAACAAGATCGACATCCCGGACGGCCAGGACCTCGCGGACATGATCCGCCCCGATCTGGAGGCGCGCGGCTACCGCGTCTTCGAGGCGTCCGCCGTCGCCAGGACCGGGCTCAAGGAGCTGTCGTTCGCCCTCGCCGGCATCATCGCCGAGGCGCGCGCCGCCAAGCCGGTCGAGGAGGCCACCCGCATCGTCATCCGGCCCAAGGCCGTGGACGACGCCGGGTTCACCGTCACCCTGGAGGAGGACGGTATCTACCGGGTGCGCGGCGAGAAGCCGGAGCGCTGGGTGCGCCAGACCGACTTCAACAACGACGAGGCCGTCGGCTACCTCGCGGACCGGCTCGCCCGGCTCGGTGTCGAGGACCAGCTGCGCAAGGCCGGCGCCCGGGCGGGCGACGGCGTGGCGATCGGCGCCGAGGACAACGCGGTCGTCTTCGACTGGGAGCCGACCGTGACCGCCGGTGCGGAGATGCTCGGCCGCCGCGGCGAGGACCACCGCCTGGAGGAGTCGCGTCCGGCCGCCCAGCGCCGCCGCGACCGCGAGGCGGAGCGCGACGAGGTCGCCGAGGAGTACCGGGGCTTCGACCCGTTCTCGTAG
- the rplU gene encoding 50S ribosomal protein L21, with protein MYAIVRSGGRQHKVAVGDIVEVDKISTAKVGDTVELSTLLVVDGDAVTSDPWVLDGIKVQAEVVDHHKGAKIDILRYKNKTGYRRRQGHRQQYTAIKVTGIPAAAK; from the coding sequence GTGTACGCCATCGTGCGCAGCGGTGGTCGCCAGCACAAGGTTGCTGTCGGCGACATCGTTGAGGTTGACAAGATTTCCACTGCCAAGGTTGGCGACACGGTAGAGCTCTCTACCCTGCTCGTTGTCGACGGCGACGCCGTGACCAGCGACCCGTGGGTGCTCGACGGCATCAAGGTCCAGGCCGAGGTCGTGGACCACCACAAGGGCGCGAAGATCGACATCCTTCGCTACAAGAACAAGACCGGCTACCGCCGTCGCCAGGGTCACCGCCAGCAGTACACGGCGATCAAGGTCACCGGTATTCCCGCGGCTGCGAAGTAA